The sequence AGTCTTGTTGAATTTTTTTCGCTGCTTGTTGAATGCGAGCAAACTCTTCTTTGTCATATGCGACAGGAAGATCAATCCATCCTAAAAAGTCGTTTCCTTGCCCTGTTTTTTCATGAAGTGCATGATGTGCTACTTTTACAGCATCGCGCAAATACGTTAGTTCATGTTCACCAAAAAACGACAACGCTTTTGAGTAGTCAAACTGAATATGCGTCATGTACGTTTCCTCCTCAATGATTGTATCCTCTTTCACTTTAGCGAAACAAACAAAGAGAATCAAGTTAGCAAAAACCATGTAAACGGATTCATTATGACATTTTTCGCACTTTATAACGAAGCTTTTAAAATCGCCATAACATCATCGTGTTGTAGCTTTTTAAAATTACCAAACGGGCCGAACGCCATCGCTTTTTCCACTATGAGTGGCAATGATTCTTCGCCAATGTCATAATCAGCTAATCGACTTGGAGCGCCTAAGCTATTCCAAAATGCCCGAAGCTTTTCAATTCCTTCTAACGCGATTTCACGATCTCCTTTCCCTTCTGGATAAACATGAAACACACGAACGGCTAGTTGCTTAAACCGCTCTATATGTTCATCAAGCACATGTTTCATCCAGTTCGGGAATAAAATAGCTAACCCCCCTGCGTGCGGAATATCATGCACCGCTGATACAGCATGCTCAATATTATGTGTTGCCCAATCACCACGCAGCCCCATGCGTAAAATTCCGTTTAAAGCCATCGTTCCACAATATAAAATCGTTTCACGATAGTCGATATTTTGCAGGTCGTCTACAAGTTTTGGCGCCGTTTCGATCACCGTTTTCAAAATCGACTCACACATCCGATCTTGCAGTGGCGTATTTGGGGCATGATGAAAATATTGTTCTAACACGTGCGACATGATGTCAACAATACCATACACTGTATGATCTTTCGGAACAGTTGTTGTATAAACAGGATCCAAAATCGAAAATTTAGGAAAAACAACCGGGCTACTCCAACCGTATTTTTCCTTCGTTTCCCAATTTGTAATAACAGAATTTGCATTCATTTCTGATCCTGTGGCTGCTAGTGTTAATACAGTTCCAAGTGGAAGCGCCCGCTGAACGGTTGTTTTTCGTGAAATGAAATCCCATGCATCTCCATCGTATAGAATGCCTGCAGCAATTGCCTTTGCACAATCAATAACACTTCCGCCACCAACAGCTAAAATAAAATCAACTTTTTCTGCACGACATATGTCAATCCCTTTTTGAACAGTAGATAACCGTGGATTCGGCTCGACACCTGATAACTCCGTCCACCATTTATTCAATGAGCGAAAAACAGAAACGACATCATCATACACACCGTTTTTCTTAATGCTGCCCCCACCATACACCATTAAAATACGTTCATACGGAGCAAGCTCTTTCTTTAGTTGTTCAATTTGTCCTCTTCCAAAAATTAATTTTGTTGGGTTGTGAAAAATAAACTGTTCCATTAAATTTCCTCCTTTTTCTCCATTATTTCTAAAATAAACAAATAAGTAAAGAAACTTGCATTTTTTTCTTTTTCGTTGTGCATATTTCAAAAATAATTATCCATTCTATAAATGAATACACTACTTTACCAAGGAGGATGAACATGAGTACGTTACAACGAATCGCACTATTGCTTACTGTTATTGGAGCGCTTAACTGGGGGCTCATTGGCTTTTTTCGTTTCGATCTTGTGGCAGCCATTTTCGGCGGACAAGCATCGGCATTTGCTCGCATTGTTTATGCTCTTGTTGGAATTGCAGGGCTCATTAATCTCGTACTTCTGTTTAAACCAACGGAAGAGCTCGGACGTACAGAACCAAAAATGTCAAGGACATAAACGAACAACTCACCGATCATTCGGTGAGTTGTATTGTTTTTTCGCTTCTGCAATCCACTTTTCTAGTTGCATTTTCAATGGTTGAAATCCTAAAGGGGTTTCGATATTCATTGTTTCATGATCAACATCTCGTAAAGATAAGCTAATTCGCTTCGTTTTTTCATCAATCGCAATAATTTTTACCCGAACGGACTGCCCGACATCCACATAATCGTAAATATTTCTTACATATCCATCTGTGATTTCTGAAATATGGATGAGTCCTTGTGTTCGTTCATCAAGCGATACAAATATGCCGTACGGCTGTATTCCCGTCACAATACCCGTAACGATCGCACCTTCCTTCCACTCCAAATGAAACACTCCTCGTTTTTTGAAAAATTGTAACATAATTCGCTTAAAAAGTGTTAATTTTGTGCACGAGTATAAATGAGAACATGGTATGATAAAGTTGTAAACGAATTTTGGAGAGGTGGGAGAATAAATGAGCACAATTGGTGAAAATATTCGCATGTACCGAGAGCAGCGAAATATGTCACAACAAGAATTGGCGATGAAAGTTCGTGTAGGGGTAGCAACGATCCAAAAATACGAATCAGGTGAACAAGTGCCTGATACACCAACAATTTTAAAACTTTGTACCGCTCTTGATGTTCCAGCATCAGAATTGTTAGAACGAGCAGATGTATCCAATTCATCCAGCCTCGATCCAGAAATCGAATACTTAATTAAAGAAATTGGACTTAAACGGGCAAAACTTATTTTACGAAAAGCAAAAGAATTTAGCGAAGAAGATTTTCTACGCGTCATGCAAATGTTATATGAACTCAAATACAACAAAGAAAGCTGACGGCCGTCAGCTTTTTTTATAGTCGTTCAAGAAACCGCTTCATGCGTCGAATCGCCTCTTGTAATTGTTCAAGCGATGAAGCATACGAACAACGAATATATCCTTCTCCACTTGCTCCAAACACATGCCCAGGAACAACGGCAACTTTTTCTTCTAACAATAGACGTTCCGCAAACTGCTCTGAAGTCATGCCTGTTGATTGAATGGAAGGGAATGCATAAAATGCTCCTCCCGGCATATGGCAAGTAAGACCGATTTCATTTAATGATTGCACAAAAAAGTTGCGCCGTTGCCGGTAACTTTTTCTCATTTGTTCGACGTCATCCGCCCCGTTTTGCAACGCTTCAATAGCTGCATATTGTGCCATCGTTGGTGCACACATCATCGTATATTGATGAATTTTTAACATCGCCGCCGCCAAATCTTTCGGTGCTGCAACAAAGCCTAATCGCCATCCCGTCATCGCAAATCCTTTTGAAAATCCGTTAATTAAAACCGTTCGCTCTCGCATATGGGCAATGGCCGGAAAACTTATATATTGTTCCTCGTAACATAACTCCGCGTAAATTTCATCTGAGATAACAAGCAAATCATGCTTTGCTACGATGCGTGCGATTTGTTCCAGTTCTCCTCTATTTAATACCGTTCCTGTCGGGTTGTTCGGTGAACAAATAATTAATGCTTTCGTTTTCGGTG comes from Anoxybacillus flavithermus and encodes:
- a CDS encoding aminotransferase: MQKTKTYVSDTVSRLQPSGIRRFFDLAASMEGVISLGVGEPDFITPWSVREACILSLEQGYTSYTANAGLWELRKAISDYLARRFEVLYDPANEIIVTVGASQALDVSLRAILNPGDEVIVVEPSFVSYAPLVSLAGGVPIPIQTSGKHHFKLQPEQIEQVVTPKTKALIICSPNNPTGTVLNRGELEQIARIVAKHDLLVISDEIYAELCYEEQYISFPAIAHMRERTVLINGFSKGFAMTGWRLGFVAAPKDLAAAMLKIHQYTMMCAPTMAQYAAIEALQNGADDVEQMRKSYRQRRNFFVQSLNEIGLTCHMPGGAFYAFPSIQSTGMTSEQFAERLLLEEKVAVVPGHVFGASGEGYIRCSYASSLEQLQEAIRRMKRFLERL
- a CDS encoding iron-containing alcohol dehydrogenase, which produces MEQFIFHNPTKLIFGRGQIEQLKKELAPYERILMVYGGGSIKKNGVYDDVVSVFRSLNKWWTELSGVEPNPRLSTVQKGIDICRAEKVDFILAVGGGSVIDCAKAIAAGILYDGDAWDFISRKTTVQRALPLGTVLTLAATGSEMNANSVITNWETKEKYGWSSPVVFPKFSILDPVYTTTVPKDHTVYGIVDIMSHVLEQYFHHAPNTPLQDRMCESILKTVIETAPKLVDDLQNIDYRETILYCGTMALNGILRMGLRGDWATHNIEHAVSAVHDIPHAGGLAILFPNWMKHVLDEHIERFKQLAVRVFHVYPEGKGDREIALEGIEKLRAFWNSLGAPSRLADYDIGEESLPLIVEKAMAFGPFGNFKKLQHDDVMAILKASL
- a CDS encoding DUF378 domain-containing protein translates to MSTLQRIALLLTVIGALNWGLIGFFRFDLVAAIFGGQASAFARIVYALVGIAGLINLVLLFKPTEELGRTEPKMSRT
- a CDS encoding helix-turn-helix domain-containing protein, coding for MSTIGENIRMYREQRNMSQQELAMKVRVGVATIQKYESGEQVPDTPTILKLCTALDVPASELLERADVSNSSSLDPEIEYLIKEIGLKRAKLILRKAKEFSEEDFLRVMQMLYELKYNKES
- a CDS encoding CvfD/Ygs/GSP13 family RNA-binding post-transcriptional regulator; amino-acid sequence: MEWKEGAIVTGIVTGIQPYGIFVSLDERTQGLIHISEITDGYVRNIYDYVDVGQSVRVKIIAIDEKTKRISLSLRDVDHETMNIETPLGFQPLKMQLEKWIAEAKKQYNSPNDR